Proteins from a genomic interval of Polaribacter sp. Q13:
- a CDS encoding TonB-dependent receptor translates to MKLNYLLKNKILAYSLLSLFAILFCSFDANAQKITVKGVITDQFGTPLPGVSILEKGSTNGITTNFDGVYAISVSDKSSILTFSYIGYATKEVVVNNQTKINVALEEEVGQLDEIVLVGYGTVKKSDVTGSVSSVSAKELTQTQTTSIAQAIQGRAPGVSVTKSSGQPGATPTVRIRGVGTVNNADPLYIVDGVPINDISNINMDDAESIQVLKDASATAIYGSRGANGVVLVTTKVGSKNRSTISYKTYSGIENRIDNLDVMNAEQWATLYNEGKVNDGATPEAAFSDPSSLESYNWKDAVYRTGTIVSHQLSLSGGGEKTSYYVSFGKLNQKGIVTNTSFDRTNFRVNSTYQIKPKIKVGQNIQYSKSTSNSVASFGGNSNNKTAFIGFVVDPVSPIYNTDGSPARPLYSTEIRNPVGLTLYEQTPLTKESFLGNVFVEADLMKGLKFKSNYGLEVNNRKRDNFQSEYFISAEQNRPENIYSLLRSENRVSVWSNTLSYSTTIKEKHSINALLGHETQQLDYNNVLASRSAIPQGVENPTLGSGAIDSSTNSGTISSSSLLSYFGRLNYNYDDRYLFTGTYRIDGSSRFGDNNRFAQFPSLALAWNIHKEKFYNIDVINQFKFRVGWGETGNQNIPNSAIFSTLSTSENYLLGNDELTVVGLAPLSPGNPDLKWETTTTSNVGLDLGLLNNALTFTADYFIKTTSNMLLESPILQTSGYESPPTINAGEIENKGLEFSLNYKKRMNDFFFSVGGNIAFIDNTVLSLATKGSVISTGVTGNGYTGISRTEAGKPIASFYGLEAIGIFQNQDEIDNNASLNGNKPGDVRYKDLNDDGSINDDDRTFIGSPLPDFTYGINLDMTYKQFDMTMFFQGVQGNKIFNATSYLLDGKLDSNLNTAYLGRWTGEGTTNSIPRATFDGFANNSKQSSRFVEDGSYLRLKNVQIGYNFSKDVLSKTFISKARIYVAGQNLFTITDYSGLDPELGVDETQNDGSRTSLDIGIDRGRYPSTRSFSLGLDINF, encoded by the coding sequence ATGAAATTAAACTATTTATTAAAAAACAAAATATTAGCGTATAGCCTACTAAGCTTATTTGCAATATTGTTCTGTAGTTTTGATGCAAATGCACAAAAAATTACAGTTAAAGGAGTTATTACAGACCAATTTGGCACTCCTTTGCCAGGTGTAAGTATCTTAGAAAAAGGGTCAACAAACGGTATAACTACAAATTTTGATGGAGTTTATGCTATTTCCGTATCTGATAAAAGTTCTATTTTAACTTTTTCATATATAGGATATGCTACAAAAGAAGTTGTAGTAAATAACCAAACCAAAATAAATGTTGCTTTAGAAGAAGAGGTTGGTCAGTTAGATGAGATTGTTTTGGTAGGGTACGGTACTGTAAAAAAATCTGATGTAACAGGTTCTGTATCTTCTGTAAGCGCTAAAGAACTAACTCAAACTCAAACAACTTCTATTGCTCAAGCCATTCAAGGTAGAGCACCAGGAGTTTCAGTTACAAAAAGTTCTGGTCAACCAGGAGCTACACCAACGGTAAGAATTAGAGGTGTTGGTACGGTTAATAATGCAGATCCTTTGTATATAGTAGATGGGGTGCCAATTAATGATATTAGTAATATTAATATGGACGATGCTGAATCGATTCAAGTATTAAAAGATGCTTCTGCTACGGCAATTTATGGTTCTAGAGGTGCTAATGGAGTGGTGTTAGTTACCACAAAAGTAGGGAGTAAAAATAGATCTACTATTTCTTACAAAACCTATTCAGGTATTGAAAATAGAATTGATAATCTGGATGTAATGAATGCAGAGCAATGGGCAACTCTTTATAACGAAGGAAAAGTAAATGATGGAGCTACTCCAGAAGCTGCTTTTTCAGATCCATCATCATTAGAATCTTATAATTGGAAAGATGCTGTTTACAGAACAGGTACTATTGTAAGTCATCAATTATCTTTATCTGGTGGAGGAGAAAAAACATCTTATTATGTTTCTTTTGGTAAATTAAACCAAAAAGGAATTGTAACCAATACATCTTTTGATAGAACAAACTTTAGAGTAAATAGTACGTATCAAATAAAACCTAAAATTAAAGTGGGTCAAAATATACAGTATTCAAAATCAACCTCTAATTCTGTGGCTTCTTTTGGAGGTAATTCTAATAATAAAACAGCTTTTATTGGTTTTGTTGTAGACCCAGTTTCTCCAATATACAATACAGATGGTTCACCTGCAAGACCTCTATATTCTACAGAGATTAGAAACCCCGTGGGTTTAACACTGTATGAACAAACGCCTTTAACAAAAGAAAGTTTTTTAGGAAATGTTTTTGTTGAGGCTGATCTTATGAAAGGTTTAAAATTTAAATCTAATTATGGTTTAGAAGTTAATAATAGAAAGAGGGATAACTTTCAATCGGAATACTTCATCTCGGCAGAACAAAATAGACCAGAAAATATTTATAGTTTATTAAGATCAGAGAATAGAGTTAGCGTTTGGTCTAATACCTTAAGTTATAGCACTACAATTAAAGAAAAACATAGTATTAATGCCTTGTTAGGACATGAAACACAACAACTAGATTATAATAATGTTTTAGCCAGTAGAAGTGCTATTCCACAGGGAGTAGAGAACCCTACCTTGGGTTCAGGAGCTATAGATTCATCTACAAATTCTGGTACTATTTCTAGCTCATCATTATTGTCTTATTTTGGTAGACTAAATTATAATTATGATGATCGATATTTATTTACAGGTACTTACAGGATTGATGGTTCTTCTAGATTTGGAGATAATAACAGATTTGCTCAATTTCCGTCTTTAGCCTTAGCATGGAATATTCATAAAGAAAAGTTTTATAATATTGATGTAATTAATCAATTTAAATTCCGTGTTGGTTGGGGAGAAACAGGAAACCAAAACATACCTAATTCTGCAATATTTAGTACTTTAAGTACTAGTGAAAATTATTTATTAGGTAATGATGAGTTAACGGTAGTTGGTTTAGCGCCATTAAGCCCTGGTAATCCAGATTTAAAATGGGAAACAACAACTACTTCAAACGTAGGTTTAGATTTAGGTTTGTTAAATAATGCACTTACATTTACTGCAGATTATTTTATAAAAACAACTTCTAATATGTTATTGGAATCTCCAATTTTACAGACTTCTGGTTACGAATCACCTCCAACAATAAATGCAGGAGAGATTGAAAATAAAGGACTAGAATTCTCATTAAATTATAAGAAAAGAATGAATGATTTTTTCTTTAGTGTGGGAGGTAATATTGCTTTTATAGACAATACAGTGCTTAGTTTAGCTACAAAAGGGAGTGTTATTAGTACAGGTGTTACTGGTAACGGTTATACAGGTATTAGTAGAACTGAGGCAGGTAAACCTATCGCTTCTTTTTACGGTTTAGAAGCAATTGGAATTTTTCAAAATCAAGATGAAATAGATAATAATGCTAGTTTAAATGGAAATAAACCTGGAGATGTTAGGTACAAGGATTTAAATGACGATGGTTCAATTAACGATGATGATAGAACTTTTATAGGTTCTCCATTACCAGATTTTACTTACGGAATTAATCTTGATATGACGTATAAACAATTTGACATGACCATGTTTTTTCAAGGAGTACAAGGAAATAAAATTTTTAATGCTACCTCATATTTATTAGACGGAAAGTTAGATTCTAATCTAAACACTGCATATTTAGGACGATGGACTGGGGAAGGTACTACTAATTCTATACCTAGAGCTACATTTGATGGGTTTGCTAATAATAGCAAGCAGTCTAGTAGATTTGTTGAAGATGGATCTTACTTAAGACTTAAAAATGTGCAAATAGGGTATAATTTTTCAAAAGACGTTTTAAGTAAAACGTTTATTTCAAAAGCTAGAATTTATGTAGCCGGTCAAAATTTATTTACCATAACAGACTATAGTGGATTAGATCCAGAACTTGGTGTAGATGAAACTCAAAACGATGGTAGTAGAACATCTTTAGATATAGGAATTGACAGAGGTAGATACCCTTCTACAAGATCATTTTCTTTAGGACTAGATATTAACTTTTAA
- a CDS encoding TonB-dependent receptor, with protein MNLKFLLKNKILAYSFLSLFAMLFCNFDANAQKITVKGLVMDSADNSPIPGASVLVKGTSRGTTTDFDGNYSISAEIGETLVFSYLGMDKRNVKVLKPKHNVKMTSNSEELEEIVVIGYGAVKKKELTGSVARVKAEAIESFVTPDLGSALQGQIAGVNITSNSGAPGESSSIQIRGITSLSGGNTPLFVVDGIPQSGDPGLSTNEIESIDILKDAASTAVYGTRGAAGVILITTKQGKAGVSKVSFNYSSGVQVLGDGISLMNTEEQFFYETQKKLNFPAANFNPGPSKSEWLNNDTDFNSLILNNAAESKSYSLNLSGGSKGFSYNVVGGLLDIDGALINSGFKRYNGRASAAYTSDNWKINSSIAFTIEDRNVTSNNLITTTMRYKPWFPEVETGATTFYSEEGSSGVTTPINNYATAALRKDRRKTDKINSSLSLTRKLTEDLNFITRLGANVTNYGQNTFSPKFELIDLETGSVTVDPNLSGVSAQSSRQTLLSWDGSFNYKKKFGHHTISALASVASEKRTYEVFTAQKLGVADNSVEVLDGAQLFPEAISGGNNYTGTTLSLIGRLQYNYKGKYLVSALVRRDGSSQFGSSNRWANFPSVSAAWNVSSENFWKPIKGTVNNLKLRLSRGTVGNDNFDRYSFQSGISQLRDYIFDEDDNSVTFGSAVVAYANQDVQWETSISKNIGVDLGFFKNKLTVTADYYVTNKEDMLFSVTLPGSAGVVSYSDSDEVVLNIGNMTNKGLEIAANYKYNIGENNLTFSGTFTRNRNEVTKMAPGVTRVNNGSGYLLQSPVTVLEIGREVGAFYLHETQGTIKNDEELAAYRLLVPSAELGDLKYTDQLTVDTNNDGVADKGDGVITDADRVYSGSGLPDFEYGFNFGWRYKGFDFGMNWYGTVGAELMNGNKADAYGRGRHTDLINMWTPDNSTSNIPFHRDKALLHPNYNGNTDLWLEDGDYLRLKLVTLGYTFPKELSEKMGLNSLRVFLSGQNLLTITDYTGFDPEVNGGNVVRRGLDVSRYPVAALYSLGVKVDF; from the coding sequence ATGAATTTAAAATTTTTATTAAAAAACAAGATACTAGCATATAGTTTTCTAAGCTTATTTGCTATGTTGTTCTGTAATTTTGATGCCAATGCACAAAAAATAACAGTTAAAGGACTCGTAATGGACAGTGCAGACAATTCTCCAATACCCGGAGCTTCTGTTCTGGTAAAAGGAACTTCTAGAGGAACAACAACAGATTTTGATGGTAATTATAGTATTAGCGCAGAAATAGGAGAAACGTTAGTGTTTTCATACTTAGGTATGGATAAAAGAAATGTTAAAGTATTAAAGCCAAAACACAATGTTAAAATGACTTCTAACTCAGAGGAGTTAGAAGAGATTGTTGTTATTGGTTATGGAGCTGTTAAAAAGAAAGAATTAACAGGTTCTGTTGCTAGAGTAAAAGCAGAAGCAATAGAAAGTTTTGTAACACCAGATTTAGGTTCTGCACTTCAAGGGCAAATAGCTGGGGTAAATATAACTTCAAACTCAGGAGCACCTGGAGAATCATCTAGTATACAAATTAGAGGGATTACTTCATTAAGTGGAGGAAACACACCTTTATTTGTTGTAGATGGTATTCCTCAATCTGGCGATCCTGGTTTAAGTACTAATGAAATTGAATCCATAGATATTTTAAAAGATGCAGCATCTACAGCTGTATATGGAACAAGAGGAGCTGCGGGTGTTATTTTAATAACTACAAAACAAGGTAAAGCAGGTGTTTCTAAAGTTTCATTTAATTACAGTTCTGGAGTTCAGGTTTTAGGTGATGGTATTTCATTAATGAATACAGAAGAGCAATTCTTTTATGAGACACAAAAGAAATTAAATTTCCCTGCCGCTAATTTTAATCCAGGGCCTAGTAAATCTGAATGGTTAAATAATGATACAGATTTTAACTCGCTAATTTTAAATAATGCAGCAGAAAGTAAATCGTATAGTTTAAACCTTTCTGGAGGCTCAAAAGGGTTTTCTTATAACGTTGTTGGAGGATTACTTGATATTGACGGAGCATTAATCAATTCTGGATTTAAAAGATACAATGGGCGTGCGTCAGCCGCTTATACTTCAGATAATTGGAAAATTAATTCAAGTATTGCTTTTACAATTGAAGACAGAAATGTAACAAGTAATAATTTAATTACCACTACTATGCGTTACAAACCTTGGTTTCCAGAAGTAGAGACAGGTGCTACAACTTTCTATTCAGAAGAAGGGTCTAGTGGTGTAACAACACCAATAAACAACTATGCAACTGCAGCTTTAAGAAAAGACCGAAGAAAAACAGATAAAATTAATAGTAGTTTAAGTCTTACAAGAAAATTAACTGAAGACCTTAATTTTATTACAAGGTTAGGAGCTAATGTTACTAATTATGGGCAAAATACATTTAGTCCAAAATTTGAGTTAATAGATCTTGAGACTGGAAGTGTAACCGTAGACCCTAACTTAAGTGGTGTTTCTGCACAATCTTCTAGACAAACGCTATTAAGTTGGGATGGAAGTTTTAATTATAAGAAAAAATTTGGACACCACACTATATCTGCTTTAGCTTCAGTGGCATCAGAAAAAAGAACCTACGAAGTTTTTACCGCTCAAAAACTAGGAGTAGCAGATAACTCTGTAGAAGTTCTAGATGGTGCTCAGTTGTTTCCAGAAGCTATTTCTGGAGGTAACAATTATACAGGAACTACACTGAGTCTTATAGGACGATTACAATACAACTATAAAGGAAAATATTTAGTATCTGCATTAGTAAGACGAGATGGTTCTAGTCAATTTGGTAGCTCTAATAGATGGGCAAATTTCCCATCTGTATCAGCAGCATGGAATGTTTCTAGTGAAAATTTTTGGAAACCAATAAAGGGTACTGTTAATAATCTAAAATTAAGATTAAGTAGAGGTACTGTAGGTAATGATAATTTTGATAGATATTCTTTTCAATCAGGTATTTCCCAATTACGAGATTATATTTTTGATGAAGATGATAACAGTGTCACTTTTGGTTCTGCGGTTGTTGCTTATGCTAATCAGGATGTACAGTGGGAAACCTCAATATCTAAAAACATTGGTGTAGATTTAGGATTCTTTAAAAATAAATTAACTGTAACCGCAGATTACTACGTTACTAATAAAGAAGATATGCTTTTTAGTGTAACGTTACCTGGTTCTGCGGGTGTTGTAAGCTATAGCGATTCAGATGAAGTAGTTTTAAATATTGGTAATATGACCAATAAAGGATTGGAAATTGCTGCAAATTATAAATATAATATTGGAGAGAATAATTTGACTTTTTCTGGAACTTTTACAAGAAATAGAAATGAAGTTACTAAAATGGCTCCTGGAGTAACAAGAGTTAATAATGGTTCTGGTTATCTTTTACAATCTCCAGTAACTGTATTAGAAATTGGTAGAGAAGTTGGTGCTTTTTATTTACATGAAACTCAAGGTACAATTAAAAATGATGAAGAATTAGCGGCTTATAGATTATTAGTTCCTTCTGCAGAATTAGGAGATTTAAAATATACAGATCAATTAACTGTAGATACAAATAATGATGGTGTTGCAGATAAAGGAGATGGTGTTATAACAGATGCAGATAGGGTGTATTCTGGAAGCGGATTACCAGATTTTGAATATGGTTTTAATTTTGGATGGAGATATAAAGGCTTTGATTTTGGTATGAATTGGTACGGAACTGTTGGTGCCGAATTAATGAATGGTAATAAAGCAGATGCTTACGGAAGAGGGAGACATACTGATTTAATAAATATGTGGACTCCAGATAATTCAACTTCTAACATTCCTTTTCATAGAGATAAAGCTTTATTACATCCCAATTATAATGGAAATACAGATCTTTGGTTAGAAGATGGAGATTATTTAAGGCTAAAATTAGTTACTTTAGGATATACTTTTCCAAAAGAGCTATCTGAAAAAATGGGATTAAATAGTTTAAGAGTATTCTTATCTGGACAAAATTTATTAACGATTACAGATTATACAGGTTTTGATCCAGAAGTTAATGGAGGAAATGTGGTAAGAAGAGGGCTTGATGTATCAAGATATCCTGTTGCAGCACTATATTCTTTAGGTGTAAAAGTTGATTTTTAA
- a CDS encoding arylsulfatase, translated as MKIVKLKFLLVFTLVFAISCKNKQEKKVAKESEKKPNIVVIYLDDLGYGDISAYGATELQTPNIDALAAGGIKFTNGYASSATCTPSRYALLTGTYPWRNKDAKILPGTAPLLISTTQQTLPKVLRKQGYQTAIVGKWHLGLGTGHVNWNERITPGPNEVGFDQSYIFAATQDRVPTVYIDNGTVVGLDKNDPIEVDYKNNFKGEPTALTNPEMTTMKWHHGHNNSIVNGIPRIGYMKGGDKAKWSDIDIADNFLARAQNYVKTHKEKPFFLYYAMNEPHVPRTPHPRFVGKSGMGPRGDVILEADYMIGEFMKTLKEEGILENTLIVFSSDNGPVLNDGYYDDAVEKLGKHDPKGGLRGGKYSIFEAGTRVPFITYWKGTIKPAVSDAVVCQMDLLSSLATLTGTTDTTTDSKDILNTLLGKSDKGRGDLILEATGKTALRSGDWVYIPAYKGKNLREKVGIEVGNFPYEQLYNVKEDKGEQNNLAKSNPEKLTEMKAIFGKLRGIDYTKGVKEVEFR; from the coding sequence ATGAAAATAGTTAAATTAAAATTTTTATTAGTTTTTACGCTAGTTTTTGCAATTAGTTGTAAAAATAAACAGGAAAAGAAAGTAGCGAAAGAATCTGAAAAGAAACCAAATATTGTGGTTATTTATTTAGATGATTTAGGTTATGGAGATATTAGTGCATACGGAGCAACAGAATTACAAACTCCAAATATAGATGCCTTAGCTGCTGGCGGAATTAAATTTACAAACGGTTATGCTTCTTCTGCAACTTGTACTCCAAGTAGATATGCTTTATTAACAGGTACGTATCCTTGGCGTAATAAAGATGCAAAAATTTTACCAGGAACAGCACCTTTGTTAATTAGTACTACACAACAGACGTTACCAAAAGTGTTAAGAAAACAAGGTTACCAAACAGCAATTGTAGGTAAATGGCATTTAGGTTTAGGAACTGGTCATGTAAACTGGAACGAAAGAATTACACCCGGACCAAACGAAGTTGGTTTTGATCAATCTTACATTTTTGCAGCAACTCAAGATAGAGTGCCAACAGTTTATATAGATAACGGTACCGTTGTAGGTTTAGATAAAAATGACCCTATAGAAGTAGATTATAAGAATAATTTTAAGGGAGAACCTACTGCATTAACAAACCCAGAGATGACTACTATGAAATGGCATCACGGTCATAACAACAGTATTGTAAACGGAATTCCAAGAATTGGATATATGAAAGGTGGAGATAAGGCTAAGTGGAGTGATATTGATATTGCTGATAATTTCTTAGCGAGAGCTCAAAATTATGTAAAAACACATAAGGAAAAACCTTTCTTTTTGTATTACGCAATGAATGAGCCACACGTGCCAAGAACTCCGCATCCTAGATTTGTAGGCAAATCTGGTATGGGACCAAGAGGTGATGTTATTTTAGAAGCAGATTATATGATTGGAGAATTCATGAAAACTTTAAAAGAAGAAGGAATTTTAGAGAACACATTAATCGTTTTTTCTAGTGATAATGGCCCGGTTTTAAATGATGGTTATTATGATGATGCTGTAGAGAAATTAGGTAAACACGATCCTAAAGGTGGATTAAGAGGAGGTAAATACAGTATTTTTGAAGCAGGAACAAGGGTCCCTTTTATTACATATTGGAAAGGAACCATTAAACCAGCAGTTTCAGATGCCGTTGTTTGTCAAATGGATTTATTATCATCTTTAGCAACCTTAACAGGTACTACGGATACAACTACTGATAGTAAAGATATTTTAAATACGTTGTTAGGTAAATCTGATAAAGGTAGAGGTGATTTGATTTTAGAAGCTACAGGTAAAACGGCTCTAAGAAGTGGAGATTGGGTATATATACCAGCGTATAAAGGAAAAAATTTAAGAGAAAAAGTAGGCATTGAAGTAGGTAATTTTCCTTATGAACAATTATATAATGTAAAAGAAGATAAAGGAGAGCAAAATAATTTAGCAAAATCTAATCCAGAAAAATTAACAGAAATGAAAGCTATTTTTGGTAAGTTAAGAGGCATAGATTATACAAAAGGAGTAAAAGAAGTTGAGTTTAGATAA
- a CDS encoding RagB/SusD family nutrient uptake outer membrane protein, whose product MKNYLNYFIAILMMTVSLQSCDSESYLTENNPNEISTDVYWSTLTESESNLTSVYAAMLDSYVLNTTYDFFRTDIAHPGQRTNPTGAYLNWYQNRLFTDNSVVGNTWDAKYRVIWRANQVIEGLNGMTAELKAKQAWTEQMAQARFFRGLMHFYLHSTFNEGKIVIRDKVPVTFEDFNKSLSTSEEVITFFREDLEYAYANLPAQFSKKTRVDAGTAATILGTSYLYQGKYAEAKVYFNDVITNADYGYELVQDVNLIHTSAGDYNSESIFEINYSDVLQIEDDRFDEESFQNRLARFCAPTAKNVETGATMGGQGIILPSAWLTYGLSNEPMDMTDARNIGRTIPLRAAQSIAVVNDEVSNYYGFTAPQVNAFAKTRFSYFKKYTNHDVAQTEFETANDSWRSGRNIIVNRLSGVYLMQAECMANTGDLPGAINLINQIRKRWGLVQLDINASLVDGTPYTQTSLMDHLMYKEYPYELALEGFSTRLLDLRRWGVAQERFADVSTQMFHLEDYTYTKTNGKTANRKASLITPGPGKSEFVEYVDAATTWSSATAGWLPLPQSEILNNQNVN is encoded by the coding sequence ATGAAAAATTATTTAAACTATTTTATAGCGATTCTCATGATGACTGTTTCATTACAATCATGCGATAGCGAATCATATCTTACAGAAAACAACCCCAATGAAATATCAACAGACGTTTATTGGTCTACATTAACAGAATCAGAATCTAACCTAACTTCTGTATATGCAGCCATGTTAGACAGTTATGTTCTTAATACAACATACGATTTTTTTCGTACTGATATTGCGCACCCAGGGCAAAGAACAAACCCAACAGGTGCTTATCTAAATTGGTATCAAAACAGGTTATTTACAGACAATAGTGTAGTTGGTAATACTTGGGATGCAAAATACCGTGTTATATGGCGTGCTAACCAAGTAATAGAAGGGTTAAATGGAATGACTGCAGAATTAAAAGCAAAACAGGCTTGGACAGAACAAATGGCGCAAGCACGTTTTTTTAGAGGTTTAATGCATTTTTATTTACACTCAACTTTCAACGAAGGAAAAATTGTAATTAGAGATAAGGTTCCTGTTACTTTCGAAGATTTTAATAAATCATTATCTACCTCAGAAGAAGTAATTACTTTTTTTAGAGAAGATTTAGAATATGCTTATGCTAATTTACCAGCTCAGTTTTCTAAAAAGACAAGAGTAGATGCAGGTACGGCTGCAACTATTTTAGGAACAAGTTATTTGTACCAAGGAAAATATGCAGAAGCAAAAGTATATTTTAATGATGTAATTACAAATGCAGATTATGGTTATGAATTAGTACAAGATGTTAATTTAATTCACACATCAGCAGGAGATTATAATTCAGAATCTATTTTTGAAATTAATTATTCTGATGTTTTACAAATAGAAGATGATCGTTTTGATGAAGAAAGTTTTCAAAACAGATTGGCTAGATTCTGTGCTCCAACAGCTAAAAATGTAGAAACGGGTGCAACTATGGGAGGGCAAGGAATCATCTTACCATCAGCTTGGTTAACCTATGGTTTGTCTAATGAACCTATGGATATGACAGATGCTCGTAATATAGGTAGAACAATTCCTTTAAGAGCGGCTCAAAGTATTGCCGTTGTTAATGATGAAGTGTCAAATTATTATGGATTTACAGCTCCACAAGTAAATGCATTTGCTAAAACACGATTTTCTTATTTTAAAAAATATACAAATCATGATGTTGCACAAACTGAATTTGAGACAGCAAATGATTCTTGGAGATCAGGTAGAAATATTATCGTAAATCGTTTATCTGGTGTTTACTTAATGCAAGCAGAATGTATGGCAAATACTGGAGATTTACCTGGTGCAATCAATTTAATTAATCAAATACGTAAACGTTGGGGATTAGTGCAACTAGATATTAATGCAAGTTTAGTAGACGGAACACCTTATACACAAACGTCTCTAATGGATCATCTTATGTATAAAGAATATCCTTATGAATTAGCACTTGAAGGCTTTTCAACAAGGTTATTAGATTTAAGAAGATGGGGAGTTGCTCAAGAAAGGTTTGCAGATGTTAGTACTCAAATGTTTCATTTAGAAGATTATACGTATACTAAAACAAATGGTAAAACCGCAAATAGAAAAGCAAGTTTAATAACACCGGGACCAGGAAAGAGTGAATTTGTAGAATATGTAGATGCAGCCACAACATGGTCTAGCGCAACTGCAGGTTGGTTACCACTGCCACAAAGTGAGATTTTAAATAATCAAAACGTTAATTAA
- a CDS encoding RagB/SusD family nutrient uptake outer membrane protein, translating to MKLYNNIKTYIKYSLLFLVVAMVSCSENLDSKSFGEPVLEDFYTNPVQAEQALVATYSSLRELYGTNFWAVMGTDMVFGEIGTDDFIKGGRTAENNAPLFERDKWAISTSNPIMAQLWKVSYKGILYANLVIENVPNITFDDTERKKEILAEAHFLRAFYYLKLVNSFGGVPIIDKPLKLGEFNVPRATKEDTYIFIEDDLKIAIADLPSRLDRGVNYTGRADKGAALGMMMRMSLYQNKMSQVETYGNQLFALGFELTPDYSTIFEPEGEWNSGSLFEISFLSDATASGSGIPQRVSPNSNKGGGFVQARDGLRNEYEANDPRLDATLYFSDASYGTDWYVRKYAWYPYTKYKIPTTARAKNSSNNVRIVRLADAYLMYAEAIYSTNPSEAIKYVNKVRARARGAALPSVLPDLASTLTGQPLLEAIYHERRVELAGEGFRFYDLVRSGRAGTLLSPYGFVEGKHELMPIPLDQITLSEGVLVQNNY from the coding sequence ATGAAATTATATAATAATATTAAGACATATATAAAGTACAGTTTACTATTTTTAGTAGTTGCAATGGTTTCTTGTTCAGAGAACTTAGATTCTAAATCTTTTGGAGAGCCCGTTTTAGAAGATTTTTATACCAATCCAGTCCAAGCAGAGCAAGCTTTAGTGGCGACATATTCTTCTTTAAGAGAGTTGTACGGTACTAATTTTTGGGCAGTAATGGGTACCGATATGGTTTTTGGAGAAATAGGTACAGATGACTTTATTAAAGGAGGACGTACTGCAGAAAATAATGCGCCATTATTTGAAAGAGACAAATGGGCAATTTCTACATCAAACCCTATAATGGCTCAATTATGGAAAGTGAGTTACAAAGGTATTTTATATGCTAATTTGGTGATTGAAAATGTGCCAAATATTACTTTTGATGATACCGAAAGAAAAAAGGAAATTTTAGCAGAAGCTCATTTTTTACGTGCTTTTTATTACTTAAAATTAGTAAATTCTTTTGGTGGAGTACCAATTATTGATAAACCTCTAAAACTAGGAGAATTCAATGTGCCAAGAGCCACAAAAGAGGATACATACATTTTTATAGAAGATGATTTAAAAATTGCAATTGCAGATTTACCTTCAAGATTAGATAGAGGTGTTAATTATACTGGGCGTGCAGATAAAGGAGCTGCTTTAGGAATGATGATGAGAATGTCTCTATACCAAAATAAAATGAGCCAAGTAGAAACGTATGGAAATCAACTATTTGCTTTAGGTTTTGAATTAACACCAGATTATTCTACTATTTTTGAACCAGAAGGAGAGTGGAATTCTGGTTCTCTTTTTGAAATTAGCTTTCTTTCAGATGCAACTGCATCAGGTAGTGGAATACCGCAGCGTGTAAGTCCAAATAGTAATAAAGGAGGTGGTTTTGTGCAAGCAAGAGATGGTTTAAGAAATGAGTATGAGGCAAACGACCCTAGATTAGATGCTACGTTGTATTTTAGTGATGCTAGTTACGGTACCGATTGGTATGTAAGAAAGTACGCTTGGTATCCTTATACTAAATATAAAATACCAACAACAGCTAGAGCTAAAAATAGCTCTAATAATGTTCGTATTGTTAGACTTGCAGATGCGTATTTAATGTATGCAGAAGCTATTTATAGTACAAACCCATCAGAGGCAATTAAGTATGTTAACAAAGTTAGAGCTAGAGCTAGAGGAGCAGCATTACCTTCTGTACTTCCAGATTTAGCATCTACACTAACAGGACAACCTTTATTAGAGGCTATTTATCATGAAAGACGTGTAGAGTTGGCTGGAGAAGGTTTTCGTTTTTACGATTTAGTAAGAAGCGGAAGAGCAGGAACTTTATTAAGCCCTTATGGATTTGTAGAAGGCAAGCATGAGTTAATGCCAATACCTTTAGATCAAATAACCTTATCCGAAGGAGTTTTGGTACAAAATAATTATTAA